Proteins encoded by one window of Thiovulum sp. ES:
- a CDS encoding Rod binding protein (PFAM: Rod binding protein), with protein sequence MLNKLPDATNELTMLKMRQNDFKRIDSSTMKDSQLREKTDQFESIILKTLLDVSMKDSNKLFGEDAGDKIYQSMFRDELSKMSAGGFGISETLFNFLKEQEKQNG encoded by the coding sequence ATGTTAAACAAATTACCTGATGCTACAAACGAACTTACAATGTTAAAAATGCGACAAAACGATTTCAAAAGAATCGACTCTTCGACAATGAAAGATTCTCAACTTCGAGAAAAAACTGACCAATTTGAATCAATAATTTTAAAAACTCTACTTGATGTTTCTATGAAAGACTCAAACAAACTTTTTGGTGAAGATGCTGGAGATAAAATCTATCAATCAATGTTCCGAGACGAACTTAGTAAAATGTCTGCAGGTGGATTTGGAATTAGTGAAACTCTTTTTAACTTCTTAAAAGAGCAAGAGAAACAGAACGGATAA